Proteins co-encoded in one Bacteroidales bacterium genomic window:
- a CDS encoding AtpZ/AtpI family protein, translating to MDLSPEKKKKSLDNYTRYSSIAFQMLIIILIGVFGGIKLDEWLKLTVPVFTIILSILSVILAIYTVTKDLLKPGRGSDKKRPL from the coding sequence ATGGATCTTTCACCAGAGAAAAAGAAAAAGTCACTGGATAACTACACTCGTTACTCAAGCATCGCCTTCCAGATGCTGATCATTATACTGATCGGGGTCTTCGGCGGAATTAAGCTTGATGAGTGGCTGAAGCTTACCGTTCCGGTTTTTACTATCATTTTATCCATTTTATCGGTAATACTTGCCATTTATACAGTTACCAAGGATTTGCTTAAACCTGGCCGAGGTTCTGATAAAAAAAGGCCCTTATAA
- the folE gene encoding GTP cyclohydrolase I FolE produces the protein MARHYREILKMIGEDPDRAGLLDTPVRVAKSMQFLTHGYMLNPEEILLSAMFKEDYKQMVIVKNIEIYSLCEHHMIPFFGKAHVAYIPNGYIVGLSKIPRVVDAFARRLQVQERLTTQIKECIQNTLKPLGVAVVIEALHMCMAMRGIQKQNSITTTSDFTGAFLREPTREEFIHLIGSNLH, from the coding sequence ATGGCCCGCCATTACCGTGAAATTTTGAAAATGATCGGGGAAGACCCGGACCGGGCGGGATTACTGGATACACCAGTGCGGGTAGCCAAATCAATGCAATTCCTGACTCATGGCTATATGCTGAACCCTGAAGAGATTCTTCTTTCGGCCATGTTCAAGGAAGATTATAAACAAATGGTCATAGTAAAAAACATTGAGATTTATTCCCTTTGTGAGCATCATATGATCCCTTTCTTTGGAAAGGCCCATGTTGCTTATATCCCGAACGGTTATATAGTTGGATTAAGCAAGATCCCACGCGTTGTTGACGCATTTGCCAGGCGATTGCAAGTCCAGGAACGCCTGACGACCCAGATCAAGGAATGTATCCAGAATACCCTTAAACCACTTGGGGTTGCCGTAGTTATTGAAGCTTTGCACATGTGCATGGCTATGAGGGGTATCCAAAAACAAAATTCCATCACTACTACTTCCGATTTCACGGGCGCTTTTTTGCGGGAACCTACACGTGAGGAATTTATACACCTGATAGGGTCAAACCTGCATTAA
- the fabD gene encoding ACP S-malonyltransferase, translated as MKAYVFPGQGAQFAGMGKDLSEGSVLARELFSKANTILGFNITEIMFEGTDDDLRQTKVTQPAIFLHSVILSRVLGDAFKPDLVAGHSLGEFSALVANKVLSFEDGLKLVSKRAIAMQKACELQPSTMAAVIGMEDADVERVLNHIKNEIVVPANYNCPGQLVISGSVKGIEIACQKLTEAGAKKTVILNVSGAFHSPFMQPAAEELSNAIKATKFNKGTCPIYQNVTGQSVVDPEIIKKNLIAQLTSPVRWSQSMRNMIASGVSMFIEVGPGNVLQGLIKKVKRDIPAMSAEFKKV; from the coding sequence ATGAAAGCTTACGTTTTTCCAGGCCAGGGGGCCCAGTTTGCCGGGATGGGAAAAGATCTGTCTGAAGGGTCTGTTCTAGCCAGGGAACTGTTCAGCAAAGCCAATACCATCCTTGGCTTTAATATCACTGAAATCATGTTCGAGGGCACTGATGATGACCTTCGCCAGACAAAGGTGACACAGCCTGCGATTTTCCTCCATTCCGTGATACTTTCCAGGGTTTTGGGCGATGCGTTCAAACCCGATCTGGTTGCCGGCCATTCCCTCGGGGAATTTTCAGCCCTGGTAGCCAATAAAGTCCTGTCGTTTGAAGACGGCCTGAAACTGGTTTCCAAGAGGGCCATTGCTATGCAGAAAGCTTGCGAACTGCAGCCCTCAACCATGGCCGCCGTGATCGGGATGGAAGATGCAGATGTGGAGCGTGTACTCAACCATATTAAGAACGAGATCGTTGTCCCGGCCAATTATAATTGCCCTGGCCAGCTGGTAATCTCAGGAAGTGTAAAAGGGATAGAAATTGCCTGTCAGAAACTGACTGAAGCCGGCGCGAAAAAAACCGTTATCCTCAATGTCAGCGGAGCTTTCCATTCCCCATTCATGCAACCCGCAGCCGAGGAATTATCCAATGCCATCAAAGCCACCAAATTTAATAAAGGCACCTGCCCCATTTACCAGAATGTGACCGGCCAGTCGGTAGTCGACCCGGAGATCATCAAGAAAAACCTGATCGCGCAATTAACCTCACCGGTTCGTTGGTCCCAATCCATGCGCAATATGATCGCCAGCGGCGTATCTATGTTTATTGAAGTGGGACCGGGAAATGTGCTGCAAGGGTTGATCAAAAAAGTAAAGCGGGATATTCCTGCTATGAGCGCGGAGTTTAAGAAAGTGTAG
- the rfbB gene encoding dTDP-glucose 4,6-dehydratase, with protein MNFRSTILITGGAGFIGSHLVRLFVKKYPDYRIINLDALTYAGNLENLRDVENSPNYEFVKADIAVEKQVMQVFYRYQPDSIIHLAAESHVDRSISNPTGFIYTNIIGTVNLLNAARMIWQENTVDKRFYHISTDEVYGSLGHTGFFTETTPYDPKSPYSASKASSDHLVRAYHHTFGLPVVLSNCSNNYGPNQFPEKLLPLFINNVRHNKPLPVYGKGANVRDWLYVEDHTRAIDVIFHQGKDGETYNIGGNNEWKNIDLILILCKLMDGKLKRAAGTSEKLITYVKDRAGHDLRYAIDSSKLQKELGWKPTITFEEGLDKTIDWYLANQEWLDHVTSGDYQKYYENQYLKR; from the coding sequence ATGAATTTCAGATCGACCATCCTCATTACCGGCGGCGCCGGATTCATCGGCTCTCATCTCGTCCGCCTTTTTGTAAAAAAATATCCGGATTACCGGATCATCAACCTGGATGCACTGACTTATGCCGGTAACCTTGAAAACCTCCGGGATGTGGAAAATAGTCCGAATTACGAATTTGTCAAGGCAGATATAGCCGTCGAAAAGCAGGTTATGCAAGTATTTTACCGCTACCAGCCTGACAGCATCATCCACCTTGCAGCAGAATCTCATGTCGACCGGTCGATTTCCAATCCTACCGGGTTCATCTACACTAACATCATTGGTACGGTGAACCTGCTGAACGCTGCCCGCATGATCTGGCAGGAAAACACCGTTGATAAACGATTCTACCATATTTCGACCGATGAAGTTTACGGTTCGCTTGGGCATACCGGTTTCTTCACCGAAACTACTCCTTATGACCCGAAAAGCCCATACTCGGCTTCAAAGGCCAGCAGCGACCACCTGGTCAGGGCTTATCACCATACGTTTGGCCTTCCCGTCGTGCTTTCCAATTGTTCAAACAATTACGGACCCAACCAGTTCCCGGAAAAGCTGCTCCCGTTGTTTATCAACAACGTCCGGCATAATAAACCGCTTCCGGTTTATGGTAAAGGAGCGAATGTCCGCGACTGGCTTTATGTTGAAGACCATACCAGGGCGATAGATGTCATCTTCCATCAAGGAAAAGATGGGGAAACCTATAATATCGGAGGAAATAACGAATGGAAGAATATCGACCTGATACTTATTCTTTGCAAGCTGATGGATGGAAAGCTGAAACGCGCGGCAGGAACGTCGGAAAAGCTTATCACTTACGTAAAAGACCGTGCCGGCCATGACCTCCGCTATGCTATCGATTCATCGAAGCTACAGAAAGAATTAGGCTGGAAACCAACTATTACCTTTGAGGAAGGCCTTGATAAAACGATTGATTGGTATTTGGCAAACCAGGAGTGGCTGGATCATGTCACTTCGGGGGATTATCAAAAGTATTATGAGAATCAGTATCTTAAAAGATGA
- the galE gene encoding UDP-glucose 4-epimerase GalE — translation MKILVTGGTGYIGSHTVVELLQKGYEVIIVDNLSNSTATVVERIAMITGVKPVLEVFDLCNALKTSRLFEDHQDIAAVIHFAALKSVGESVNEPLKYYRNNLLSTINLLESMVKYNIRHIAFSSSCTVYGQPEKLPVTEQSPLLKAESPYGNTKKIMEDIIADTVKTSELTAISLRYFNPIGAHESALIGEAPSVIPDNLVPYLTQTAIGIRPFLRVFGDDYDTPDGTPVRDYLHVVDLAKAHVMGLKRMLDGKAKSRYEVFNLGTGKGISVMEVIQSFERVSGLKLNYQIVPRRPGDIENIWADPSYANKELGWKAEIDLDNMMKSAWEWEKARK, via the coding sequence ATGAAAATCCTCGTCACAGGCGGAACAGGCTATATCGGATCACATACCGTGGTGGAATTGCTACAGAAGGGCTACGAGGTCATCATCGTGGATAACCTGTCGAACTCGACGGCAACTGTTGTGGAACGCATCGCGATGATCACCGGGGTCAAACCGGTATTGGAAGTATTTGACCTGTGCAATGCACTCAAAACATCCCGCCTGTTTGAAGATCACCAGGATATTGCGGCCGTTATTCACTTTGCTGCACTCAAGTCAGTTGGTGAGTCGGTGAATGAACCCTTGAAATATTACCGGAACAACCTGCTGTCCACTATCAATCTATTGGAAAGCATGGTGAAATACAATATCCGTCATATTGCCTTTTCTTCCTCCTGCACCGTTTACGGACAGCCGGAAAAGCTCCCGGTGACGGAGCAATCACCATTGCTGAAAGCAGAATCCCCGTACGGTAATACCAAAAAGATCATGGAAGACATCATTGCCGACACGGTTAAAACATCTGAACTGACAGCAATATCCTTGCGCTACTTCAACCCGATCGGTGCTCATGAATCGGCTTTAATCGGAGAAGCACCGTCTGTAATTCCGGATAACCTGGTCCCATATCTTACCCAGACCGCTATCGGCATCCGTCCTTTTTTAAGGGTTTTTGGAGATGATTACGATACCCCCGACGGTACACCGGTCAGGGATTACCTTCATGTGGTAGACCTGGCTAAGGCGCATGTTATGGGTTTAAAAAGAATGCTTGATGGAAAAGCGAAAAGCCGGTATGAAGTTTTCAACCTGGGAACGGGAAAAGGAATTTCGGTGATGGAGGTCATCCAATCTTTCGAACGGGTTTCCGGATTGAAACTCAATTATCAGATCGTTCCCCGCAGACCCGGTGATATTGAAAATATCTGGGCCGATCCTTCTTATGCAAATAAAGAGCTGGGTTGGAAAGCAGAGATTGATCTTGACAATATGATGAAGTCGGCATGGGAATGGGAAAAAGCAAGGAAATAA
- a CDS encoding nucleotide sugar dehydrogenase, which translates to MNLYDQLIQKQAKLSVIGLGYVGLPIALEFARKIKVIGFDLNSDRVEMMKKRIDPSEELPSEAFDGCDIEYTSDPGRLKDAQFHIVAVPTPIDRHNLPDLTPLLKATHTVGKALKKGDYVVYESTVYPGATEEDCIPVLEQESGLKHILDFKVGYSPERINPGDKEHTLITITKVVSGCDDESLDIIARTYELVVKAGIHRASSIKVAEAAKIIENTQRDVNIALMNELSIIFNRMGINTYDVLEAAGTKWNFLRFYPGLVGGHCIGVDPYYLTFKAKELKYHPQVIDSGRFVNDSMGPYIAKQLVKKLIGAGKNVMNSRVLIMGTTFKENVSDIRNSKVADVYNELKSYGVHIDVIDPHASSEEVMKEYGFGLVKSPSGKYDAVIVAVAHRDYLSLRETDFRALLDEKGILVDIKGLYRKRVKRLTYWSL; encoded by the coding sequence ATGAACCTCTACGACCAACTAATTCAAAAACAAGCCAAACTCTCAGTCATCGGCCTGGGCTACGTCGGATTGCCCATCGCCCTTGAATTCGCCCGCAAAATTAAAGTGATCGGTTTTGACCTGAACTCAGATAGGGTGGAAATGATGAAAAAACGCATCGATCCAAGCGAGGAGCTACCTTCCGAAGCTTTTGACGGTTGCGACATTGAATACACTTCCGACCCTGGCCGGCTTAAGGATGCCCAGTTCCACATCGTGGCCGTGCCCACCCCGATTGATCGTCATAACCTCCCTGACCTGACCCCGCTGCTGAAAGCGACCCATACTGTCGGAAAAGCGCTGAAGAAAGGGGATTATGTCGTTTATGAATCTACCGTTTACCCGGGCGCAACCGAGGAAGACTGTATCCCCGTCCTGGAACAGGAATCAGGACTGAAACATATCCTTGACTTCAAAGTGGGTTATTCTCCGGAACGTATTAACCCGGGTGACAAGGAACATACACTCATAACTATTACCAAAGTGGTATCAGGTTGTGATGATGAATCCCTGGATATCATCGCCAGAACTTATGAACTGGTCGTAAAGGCCGGCATTCACCGCGCCTCCAGCATTAAAGTTGCCGAAGCCGCCAAGATCATTGAAAATACCCAGCGTGATGTGAATATCGCCCTGATGAACGAACTTTCCATCATCTTTAACCGCATGGGGATCAATACTTATGATGTGCTGGAAGCTGCCGGCACCAAGTGGAACTTCCTGCGCTTTTACCCTGGCCTGGTTGGCGGTCATTGTATCGGGGTTGATCCTTACTATCTCACATTCAAGGCAAAAGAACTGAAATACCACCCACAGGTGATCGACAGCGGCCGGTTTGTAAACGATTCCATGGGCCCTTATATCGCAAAGCAACTGGTGAAGAAGTTAATCGGTGCCGGCAAAAATGTAATGAACAGCAGGGTACTGATCATGGGGACAACTTTCAAGGAAAACGTTAGCGATATCAGGAATTCAAAAGTTGCAGATGTTTACAATGAATTAAAGTCGTACGGCGTTCATATCGATGTGATCGACCCGCACGCTTCATCGGAAGAGGTGATGAAAGAATACGGCTTCGGGCTGGTCAAATCTCCTTCCGGGAAATATGACGCTGTGATTGTGGCCGTGGCACACAGGGATTATTTGAGCCTCCGGGAAACCGATTTCCGGGCTTTGCTCGATGAAAAAGGAATCCTGGTGGATATTAAAGGCTTGTATCGGAAACGGGTTAAAAGGCTGACTTATTGGAGCCTTTGA
- a CDS encoding Gfo/Idh/MocA family oxidoreductase, which translates to MTQNFALIGAAGFIAPRHMKAIKDTGNNLVAAVDPFDCVGIIDTYFPDTNFFVETERFDRHLDKLRRKGENKVDYVSICSPNYLHDAHIRLALRNEAHAICEKPLVLNPWNVDALHEIEIETGKKINVILQLRFHPAILELKKRIESGPKDKIYDVDLTYITSRGKWYYISWKGDVEKSGGVATNIGIHFFDMLSLVFGATKENIVHYSDRYSAAGFLHLERARVRWFLSLVYSTLPEEVKATGQRTYRSIRIEGEEMEFSGGFTELHTESYRKILAGDGYDVEDARQSINTAFEIRNAIPVGKKGDYHPFLNKLI; encoded by the coding sequence ATGACCCAAAACTTCGCCCTTATAGGAGCAGCCGGCTTCATAGCCCCCAGGCACATGAAGGCCATTAAAGATACCGGGAACAACCTGGTGGCGGCAGTGGACCCGTTCGACTGCGTCGGTATCATCGATACGTATTTCCCGGATACAAACTTTTTCGTGGAAACAGAGCGTTTCGACCGGCACCTGGATAAACTCCGCCGCAAAGGCGAGAACAAAGTGGATTATGTTTCCATCTGTTCGCCGAATTACCTTCATGATGCGCATATCAGGCTTGCGCTGCGGAATGAAGCACATGCCATCTGCGAAAAACCCCTGGTGTTGAACCCCTGGAACGTCGATGCCCTTCACGAGATTGAAATTGAAACAGGCAAAAAGATAAACGTTATCCTCCAACTGAGGTTTCACCCCGCTATCTTGGAACTGAAAAAGAGAATTGAAAGCGGCCCGAAAGACAAGATCTACGATGTAGACCTGACCTACATCACTAGCCGTGGTAAATGGTATTACATCTCATGGAAAGGCGATGTGGAAAAATCGGGGGGCGTGGCCACCAATATCGGCATCCATTTCTTTGATATGCTGTCGCTTGTTTTCGGAGCCACCAAAGAGAACATCGTTCATTATTCGGACCGCTACAGTGCTGCCGGTTTTCTGCATCTTGAGCGGGCGCGCGTGCGGTGGTTCCTGAGCCTCGTTTACAGTACCCTCCCGGAAGAGGTTAAAGCTACCGGCCAGCGGACTTATCGCTCCATCCGGATCGAAGGGGAGGAGATGGAATTCAGCGGAGGGTTTACTGAACTGCACACGGAAAGTTATAGGAAAATCCTTGCAGGTGACGGTTATGATGTTGAAGATGCCCGGCAGAGCATCAATACCGCCTTTGAAATCCGGAATGCCATCCCCGTTGGGAAAAAGGGTGATTATCACCCATTCCTGAATAAGCTTATTTAA
- a CDS encoding N-acetyltransferase — protein sequence MKKYFAHESAIIDEGCKIGFGTKIWHFSHIMTGCEIGENCNIGQNVVISPGVVLGKNVKVQNNVSIYTGVICEDDVFLGPSMVFTNIKNPRSAVIRKDQYMKTLVKKGASIGANATIVCGITINEFAFIGAGAVVVKDVAPFALILGNPGRHVGWMSEFGHRLEFNKEGIATCPESGEKYLLKDGFVRKLTT from the coding sequence GTGAAAAAATACTTCGCACACGAATCAGCCATCATCGATGAAGGCTGTAAAATAGGTTTTGGCACTAAGATCTGGCATTTTTCCCACATCATGACAGGCTGTGAGATCGGGGAAAACTGCAATATCGGCCAGAACGTGGTTATATCTCCCGGGGTTGTTCTGGGCAAAAACGTGAAGGTCCAGAATAATGTATCAATTTATACCGGTGTTATTTGTGAAGATGATGTTTTCCTCGGCCCTTCCATGGTTTTTACGAACATCAAAAACCCGCGCAGCGCTGTCATCCGCAAGGATCAATACATGAAAACGCTGGTCAAAAAAGGGGCTTCCATCGGAGCCAACGCCACTATTGTCTGCGGGATAACTATTAACGAATTTGCCTTCATCGGAGCGGGTGCGGTGGTGGTGAAAGACGTGGCCCCCTTTGCCCTCATCCTCGGTAATCCTGGCCGCCATGTTGGCTGGATGAGCGAATTCGGCCACCGGCTGGAATTCAATAAGGAAGGAATCGCAACCTGCCCGGAGAGCGGGGAGAAATACCTGCTGAAGGATGGTTTTGTCAGGAAATTGACTACCTAA
- a CDS encoding DegT/DnrJ/EryC1/StrS family aminotransferase: MRPIRMVDLKTQYEKIKPEVDAAIHEVIDTTSFINGPAVQRFQKNLEQYLGVKHVIPCANGTDALQVSMMALDLKPGDEVITVSFTFVATVEVIALLKLTPILVDVEPGTFNMDIEALKKAITPKTKAIVPVHLFGQSANMEPIMEIARKHNLYVIEDNCQAIGSDYTFSDGSKKKSGTIGHIGTTSFFPSKNLGCYGDGGAIFTDDDALATRLRYIVNHGMYVRYYHDEIGVNSRLDSIQAALLDVKLKHLDEFAAARRKAADAYDRAFANNPKLQVPVRSPLSTHVFHQYTLVTKDVNRDKLLEHLQAKHIPCAIYYPVPMHMQKAYLDPRYKEGDLPITEHLSRSVISLPMHTELDEEQIRHIAEAVLEFVKSEK, from the coding sequence ATGCGCCCGATACGGATGGTCGACCTGAAAACCCAGTACGAAAAGATCAAACCGGAAGTGGATGCCGCCATCCACGAAGTGATAGATACCACATCTTTTATTAACGGTCCGGCCGTGCAACGTTTCCAGAAAAACCTGGAACAATACCTTGGTGTAAAGCACGTCATCCCTTGCGCCAATGGCACCGATGCCCTGCAGGTATCCATGATGGCCCTCGATTTGAAACCAGGAGACGAGGTGATCACCGTCTCCTTCACTTTCGTAGCGACAGTGGAAGTCATCGCACTGCTAAAATTAACACCCATCCTGGTTGATGTTGAACCGGGCACATTCAATATGGACATCGAAGCCCTGAAAAAGGCCATCACCCCCAAAACCAAAGCCATCGTGCCGGTGCACCTCTTCGGTCAGAGTGCCAATATGGAACCGATTATGGAAATTGCCCGGAAACACAACCTGTATGTCATTGAAGATAATTGCCAGGCCATCGGCTCTGATTATACTTTCAGCGACGGATCCAAGAAAAAGTCCGGAACGATAGGGCACATCGGCACTACATCGTTCTTCCCATCTAAAAACCTTGGCTGCTATGGCGACGGTGGCGCCATCTTTACCGACGACGATGCCCTGGCCACACGCCTGCGCTATATCGTCAACCATGGGATGTACGTCAGATATTATCACGATGAGATCGGGGTGAACTCCCGTCTCGACAGTATCCAGGCTGCCTTACTCGACGTTAAATTAAAACATCTGGATGAATTTGCGGCAGCCAGGCGGAAAGCTGCTGATGCGTATGACCGCGCTTTTGCCAACAATCCGAAATTGCAGGTTCCCGTGAGATCCCCCTTGTCTACCCATGTCTTTCATCAATACACCCTGGTGACAAAAGATGTGAACCGCGATAAATTGCTGGAACACCTGCAGGCTAAACATATACCCTGCGCCATATATTATCCTGTTCCCATGCACATGCAGAAAGCTTACCTTGATCCTCGATACAAGGAAGGTGACCTGCCCATCACCGAACATTTAAGCCGGTCAGTCATTTCCCTTCCGATGCATACGGAACTGGATGAAGAACAGATTCGGCATATCGCGGAGGCGGTGTTGGAATTCGTGAAAAGTGAAAAGTGA
- a CDS encoding B12-binding domain-containing radical SAM protein — protein MTMQAPRKLLLINPANKARKGFIHDQGTRFMPLGLGIVAALTPPHWEIELLDESFEEFTFKPADLVAFTSFTASAPRAYEIAALYREKGIHTVMGGIHASMFTEEAVNYIDTVVTGEAEGAWPALINDFESGKIKNLYDGGIVDIKTIPHVRRDIYKYPYVYDLVQTSRGCPMDCDFCSVSRLCGKTYREREVDEVLDELEKTTRPLLLFVDDNLVNNKKGADERAIRLFKGMVERGIKKFWTSQAALNFADNAEVLYWARKSGCVIILMGIEAETAHALKSVRKNLNLKRGVGSYEKVFRKIHRHGIGILATMIFGMENDKKEDLYARRDFIKNSSIDMYQCTILTPLPGTALYDRMKEQNHIILNNYPSDWQQYHFFIATVNTPSMKREEIESSMHEIWLSLFNKEAMRRKMFRTLWNTKSIKTAYFAYAGNHSYGRMFLEGIFHTNPNGVDTNFEWKNRKRTLYLNFTDKVVWLFYQLAWMKIVKHFSGKL, from the coding sequence ATGACGATGCAAGCACCAAGGAAATTGCTCCTTATAAATCCTGCTAATAAAGCACGAAAGGGTTTCATTCATGACCAGGGTACCCGGTTTATGCCGCTGGGATTGGGAATCGTCGCGGCCTTGACTCCCCCACACTGGGAAATTGAATTGCTGGACGAAAGTTTTGAGGAATTCACTTTTAAACCTGCCGATCTTGTAGCATTTACCAGTTTTACTGCAAGTGCGCCGCGGGCTTATGAAATTGCAGCGCTCTACCGGGAAAAAGGTATCCACACTGTTATGGGTGGTATCCATGCATCCATGTTTACGGAAGAAGCAGTAAATTATATTGATACAGTTGTAACAGGTGAAGCCGAAGGTGCCTGGCCTGCACTTATAAACGATTTTGAATCGGGTAAGATAAAAAATCTTTACGACGGTGGTATTGTTGACATTAAAACTATTCCCCATGTCAGGCGGGATATTTATAAATATCCTTATGTTTATGATCTGGTGCAAACCTCACGTGGATGCCCGATGGATTGCGATTTTTGTTCAGTCAGCCGCCTTTGTGGTAAGACATACAGGGAACGTGAGGTTGATGAAGTCCTGGATGAACTCGAAAAAACAACCAGGCCCCTGCTTTTATTTGTGGATGACAACCTCGTAAATAATAAAAAAGGTGCTGACGAACGCGCAATCAGACTTTTTAAAGGGATGGTAGAAAGGGGGATAAAAAAATTCTGGACTTCCCAGGCAGCTCTGAACTTTGCTGATAATGCCGAGGTTCTTTACTGGGCCCGGAAGAGTGGATGTGTCATTATCCTTATGGGGATTGAAGCTGAAACTGCCCATGCTCTTAAATCTGTCAGGAAGAACCTGAACCTGAAGCGTGGTGTAGGTTCCTATGAAAAAGTCTTCAGGAAAATACACAGGCATGGCATTGGTATCCTGGCTACCATGATATTTGGGATGGAGAATGATAAAAAAGAAGACCTGTATGCCCGTCGTGATTTTATTAAAAACAGCAGTATCGATATGTACCAATGTACCATACTTACTCCTTTACCGGGTACGGCACTCTATGACCGGATGAAGGAGCAGAATCACATTATTTTAAATAACTATCCCAGTGACTGGCAACAATATCATTTTTTTATAGCTACCGTAAATACGCCAAGCATGAAACGTGAGGAGATTGAATCTTCTATGCATGAGATCTGGCTTAGTTTGTTCAATAAAGAGGCTATGCGCAGGAAAATGTTCAGAACCTTGTGGAATACCAAAAGTATCAAAACAGCCTATTTTGCTTATGCCGGTAATCATAGCTATGGCCGGATGTTTCTTGAAGGCATTTTTCATACTAACCCAAATGGTGTAGATACGAATTTCGAGTGGAAGAACCGGAAGAGGACGTTATACCTTAATTTCACCGATAAAGTCGTATGGTTATTTTATCAGCTTGCCTGGATGAAGATTGTTAAACATTTTTCAGGGAAATTGTAA